The Streptomyces sp. NBC_01689 genome includes a window with the following:
- a CDS encoding SDR family oxidoreductase has protein sequence MSESDTGLRCLVTGATGYIGGRLVSELLAEGHRVRCLARSPAKLRDYPWAGEAEVVQGDVLDADSVAEALRDMDVAYYLVHALGTGHDFEATDRRAARIFGERARAAGVRRIVYLGGLTPRHVPERELSPHLRSRTEVGRILLHSGVPTTVLRAAVIIGSGSASFEMLRYLTERLPVMVTPSWVHTRIQPMGVRDVLRTLVGSARMPAEVNRTFDIGGPEILTYLEMMRRYATIAGLPRRLIFPVPVLTPRLSSHWVGLVTPVPASIARPLTESLRHEVVCHENDIVRYVPDPPGRPIGFDDAVALALQRVRDAQVTTRWSSASVPGAPSDPLPTDPDWAGGSLYTDHRELAVDAPREALWRVIEGIGGDNGWYSFPLAWAVRGWLDRMVGGVGLRRGRRDATRLRAGDSLDFWRVEEIEPGHLLRLRAEMRLPGLAWLEMYAEEGRDGGSRYRQRAMFHPHGLLGHAYWWTVSPFHAVVFGGMARNIAKAAVKHAAESVPAKKPESASTL, from the coding sequence ATGAGCGAGAGCGACACCGGCCTGCGATGTCTGGTGACCGGTGCCACGGGCTACATCGGCGGGCGGCTGGTCTCCGAGCTGCTGGCGGAGGGGCACCGGGTGCGGTGCCTCGCCCGTTCCCCCGCCAAGCTGCGCGACTACCCGTGGGCGGGCGAGGCGGAGGTCGTGCAGGGTGACGTCCTGGACGCCGACTCGGTGGCGGAGGCGCTGCGGGACATGGACGTCGCGTACTACCTCGTCCACGCCCTCGGCACGGGCCACGACTTCGAGGCGACCGACCGGCGGGCGGCGCGCATCTTCGGTGAGCGGGCCCGCGCGGCCGGCGTCCGGCGGATCGTCTACCTGGGCGGGCTCACCCCGCGGCACGTACCGGAGCGGGAACTCTCCCCGCATCTCAGGTCGCGTACCGAGGTCGGCCGCATCCTGCTGCACTCCGGTGTCCCGACCACGGTGTTGCGCGCCGCGGTGATCATCGGCTCCGGTTCGGCCTCCTTCGAGATGCTGCGCTATCTCACGGAGCGGTTGCCGGTGATGGTGACCCCCAGCTGGGTGCACACCCGTATCCAGCCGATGGGAGTACGGGACGTGCTGCGCACCCTGGTCGGCAGCGCCCGGATGCCCGCGGAGGTCAACCGCACCTTCGACATCGGCGGTCCCGAGATCCTGACGTACCTGGAGATGATGCGGCGGTACGCCACCATCGCCGGGCTGCCCCGCCGGCTCATCTTCCCGGTGCCGGTGCTCACCCCCCGGCTGTCCAGTCACTGGGTCGGCCTGGTCACCCCGGTCCCCGCGTCCATCGCGCGCCCCCTCACCGAGTCGCTGCGGCACGAGGTCGTGTGCCACGAAAACGACATCGTCCGGTACGTGCCCGATCCGCCCGGCCGTCCGATCGGCTTCGACGACGCGGTCGCCCTGGCGCTGCAACGCGTCCGGGACGCCCAGGTCACCACTCGGTGGTCGTCGGCCTCGGTGCCCGGCGCGCCGAGCGATCCGCTCCCCACCGACCCCGACTGGGCGGGCGGCAGTCTCTACACCGACCATCGCGAACTGGCCGTGGACGCGCCGCGCGAGGCGCTGTGGCGGGTGATCGAGGGCATCGGCGGCGACAACGGCTGGTACTCCTTCCCGCTCGCCTGGGCCGTCCGCGGCTGGCTGGACCGCATGGTGGGCGGTGTCGGCCTGCGGCGCGGACGACGCGACGCGACCCGGCTGCGGGCGGGCGACTCGCTCGACTTCTGGCGGGTCGAGGAGATCGAGCCGGGTCATCTGCTGCGGCTGCGCGCGGAGATGCGGCTGCCGGGCCTGGCCTGGCTGGAGATGTACGCCGAAGAGGGCCGCGACGGCGGCTCGCGGTACCGGCAGCGGGCCATGTTCCATCCGCACGGGCTGCTGGGACACGCCTACTGGTGGACCGTCTCGCCGTTCCACGCCGTCGTCTTCGGCGGAATGGCCCGCAACATCGCCAAGGCCGCCGTCAAACACGCGGCCGAGAGTGTCCCCGCGAAGAAGCCGGAATCCGCCTCCACCCTCTGA
- a CDS encoding MarR family winged helix-turn-helix transcriptional regulator, producing MARRDDGDDRAGDPRPGGGAGSGRADATGLQAFAVQLRRMNGEINRLVHAFAGEHGLHATDVQALAAILDAPQPLTPGRLRDHLGLTSGAVTACLDRLERAGHIRRVRESPDRRVVHLHYVAEARTVARAHFRPLAEVTERVRDRFGEEELSVVLRFLCELNEELSTVRSPGR from the coding sequence GTGGCCAGACGAGACGACGGTGACGACCGAGCGGGTGACCCGCGGCCCGGGGGCGGCGCGGGAAGCGGGCGCGCCGACGCGACCGGACTCCAGGCCTTCGCGGTACAGCTGCGCCGGATGAACGGGGAGATCAACCGTCTGGTCCACGCCTTCGCCGGTGAACACGGTCTGCACGCGACCGACGTGCAGGCGCTGGCCGCGATCCTCGACGCGCCGCAGCCGCTCACCCCGGGCCGGCTGCGCGACCATCTCGGGCTCACCTCGGGGGCCGTCACGGCCTGCCTCGACCGGCTCGAACGCGCGGGCCACATCCGGCGGGTCAGGGAGAGCCCGGACCGCCGGGTGGTCCACCTCCACTACGTCGCCGAGGCCAGGACGGTGGCACGCGCCCACTTCCGGCCGCTCGCCGAGGTCACCGAGCGGGTGCGCGACCGTTTCGGCGAGGAGGAGCTGTCCGTGGTGCTCCGCTTCCTCTGCGAGTTGAACGAGGAACTCTCCACCGTGCGGTCACCGGGCCGCTGA